The nucleotide sequence CGTCGTTACCAACTAAATCTAATAATTCGCTAAGGTAAGATGAGCTTAATGAATTACCTGCAAAAATCACTTGGGTTTCGTCAGAATTTCTAGTAAAGAAGTTACTATGAAGTACTTCGATTGCCATTTGGCCGCCTAGGTATGAACCACCAATCCCAATAGTGATTAAGTATTTTGAATCTTTGCGAATTTTATCCGCTGCTGCCTGGATTCTTGCAAATTCATCTTGGTCATAATTGGTTGGTAAATCGAGCCAGTCTCGGTATTCATTTCCAGCTCCGGTTCCATTTCTTAATTCATCATCTGCTGCGTTAACTAATGCTTGCATTTCGGATAGTTCGTTTTCATGAACAAACTTGTCCAACTTCGAACTATCTAACTTAATGTATGACATCACAATTCCCCATCCTTAGTTTGTATTTCATCCGGCTGCTTTGTTCCGGACTCTTTATCATCACCCTGCTGTTCATCAGGCAGAATGATTGTAAACGTTGTTCCTTCATTAAGTTTGGAACTTACCGATATTTTACCACCATGTTGTTTAACCAATTGGTGAACAATCGCTAATCCCAAGCCTGACTCGCCGTACTTACCGCTTCTCCGAGATGCATCAGCTTTATAGTACCGCTCAAAAATGTTTTTCTGCTGGTCTTCGGTCATTCCAATCCCCGTATCCGCGATTCGAACAATGGTTTCGTTATATCCCCGCTCACCAGTTATTGTGACCTTACCGTTTTCCGTAAATTGCAAGGCGTTCGTGGTAATGTTGATCACAATTTGTGAAAAGCGATCATAGTCAGCATAAATCGGTAAATCTTTTGGTGAGTGCAAAATCAACTCATCTTTAGCATCCTTCGCCTTATTAGCTAACTGCTCAATTACGTTGCTAAGCACGTCATAGGCGTTAAAGTGGCGGCGGTCAAGCTGAATTGAATTCGTCCTGATTTTTTCATAATCCAAGTTTTCATTAACCAAACGAATCAATCTTTGAGTTTCATTAGTCATCAAATCCAAACTTTGATCACGTGATTCGGCAGGAATTACGTCATACTTAATTCCTTCCAAAATCCCAGAAATCGTAGTCAACGGTGTCCTCATCTCGTGAGCCGCGTCGGCTAGGAACTCTTGTCGCCGCTCTTCTTGCCGTTCAATTTCCTGATCAGCTTTTTGCAGCGAATCCGTCATGTGGTTAAAGTCACCAATTAATTGATCAATTTCATCTCGCCCCTTGCTTGGGAGGCGAATATCGTAATTTCCATTGGCAACTTGATTGGCTGCACTACGAAGTTTAGCAACTCTTCGGTTTAGCCTACTTGCAATGAAAAAGCTGACAATCATTGACATAATTAGCGCGATTCCCAAACCAGTCAACAAGTTCCGGTTGATTTTATCAACGTTGGAATTAACGTCAGAAATGAACGAACCAGCGACCACTGCCGCAACAAGTTTCTTCTTGTAGTAGTACGGCTTAAGGACTTCAATCATTGCTGGTCTCGTCTGACCATTTTCCAACTTAGCAGAACGGCTGCTGACCTTGCGAACGATTTGATCACGTTTCAGATGTTCCCAATCTTTCTTAGTAATCTTAGTTGAAAGACCATTATTTGGAAAAATCACCTGATTTTTAAGGTTAAACAGCGTAAAGTGGACCGACTGATTTTCCAGTAACGACTCACTTGTTTTCAGTGTTTGCGTGTTAAAAGAAACGTTAGATTCCGATTTATCATTCACAATCAAAGACTGTTGAATCAGGCTATCTGAGCATTTTTCAAGGCGTTGCCAGGTGCTGTCGTACACAAACGACTTTGTCATTCGTGCAAACGAGAACCCTAACAGTAAGATTGTGAATGCAATGACCATAAAGAATCCCAACATTTGTTGGTAGATCATTTTCATTCTTGATTATCAACTTCGCTATCATCAAATTTATAACCGACGCCCCAGACG is from Lentilactobacillus curieae and encodes:
- a CDS encoding sensor histidine kinase; translated protein: MKMIYQQMLGFFMVIAFTILLLGFSFARMTKSFVYDSTWQRLEKCSDSLIQQSLIVNDKSESNVSFNTQTLKTSESLLENQSVHFTLFNLKNQVIFPNNGLSTKITKKDWEHLKRDQIVRKVSSRSAKLENGQTRPAMIEVLKPYYYKKKLVAAVVAGSFISDVNSNVDKINRNLLTGLGIALIMSMIVSFFIASRLNRRVAKLRSAANQVANGNYDIRLPSKGRDEIDQLIGDFNHMTDSLQKADQEIERQEERRQEFLADAAHEMRTPLTTISGILEGIKYDVIPAESRDQSLDLMTNETQRLIRLVNENLDYEKIRTNSIQLDRRHFNAYDVLSNVIEQLANKAKDAKDELILHSPKDLPIYADYDRFSQIVINITTNALQFTENGKVTITGERGYNETIVRIADTGIGMTEDQQKNIFERYYKADASRRSGKYGESGLGLAIVHQLVKQHGGKISVSSKLNEGTTFTIILPDEQQGDDKESGTKQPDEIQTKDGEL